A portion of the Cyanobium sp. PCC 7001 genome contains these proteins:
- a CDS encoding ferredoxin produces MTGALPAGSVDPALAFSTDADGVSAPPSGLEPVLAGALREKAVWVDEAVCIGCRYCAHVAGNTFLVEERWGRSRAIRQDGDSTGTIQEAIDTCPVDCIHWVDYEELPALADQLAQQDLQPLGFPSPARVRRTLPRRQAEPAP; encoded by the coding sequence GTGACCGGCGCCCTGCCGGCGGGCTCGGTGGATCCGGCCCTCGCCTTCAGCACGGATGCCGACGGCGTCAGCGCACCACCCTCCGGACTTGAACCCGTCCTGGCCGGTGCGCTGCGCGAGAAAGCCGTCTGGGTGGACGAGGCCGTGTGCATCGGCTGCCGCTACTGCGCCCATGTGGCCGGCAACACCTTCCTGGTGGAGGAACGCTGGGGCCGCTCCCGTGCCATTCGCCAGGACGGTGACAGCACCGGGACCATCCAGGAAGCGATCGACACCTGTCCTGTGGACTGCATCCACTGGGTGGACTACGAAGAACTTCCCGCCCTGGCCGATCAGCTGGCCCAGCAGGATCTGCAGCCCCTGGGTTTCCCCAGCCCGGCCCGGGTCAGGCGCACCCTGCCCCGCCGTCAGGCCGAGCCAGCCCCTTGA
- a CDS encoding aldo/keto reductase translates to MIPTRRFGRTELLMPVLSLGGMRFQQSWTDLPPEQITAESQANLRATLEAARGVGMHHLETARHYGSSERQLGWLLQEVADPHRILQTKVPPQADARAFEAELNLSFQRLGVERVDLLSIHGINLPEHLEATLRPDGCLAVVREWQRQGRIGQVGFSTHASLSLIEEAIASDAFDYINLHWYFIRQDNRPAIDLARAHDMGVFVISPTDKGGHLHSPSARLVELCAPLHPIVFNDLFCLAAEGIHTISVGAARPGDLERHLEAVRLLDQAQGLLPPVLERLEAARLEALGPEWLASWHEGLPDWQDTPGQLNLPVLLWLHNLLEAWDLESYARARYGLLGNAGHWFPGANADGLDAGVTAGSLDRALQHSPWRREIPGLLRRLRQRVGGHSQQRLSSAS, encoded by the coding sequence TTGATCCCCACCCGTCGCTTCGGGCGCACCGAGCTGCTGATGCCGGTGCTCTCCCTCGGGGGGATGCGGTTCCAGCAGAGCTGGACCGACCTGCCGCCCGAGCAGATCACGGCCGAGAGCCAGGCCAATCTCCGCGCCACGCTGGAAGCGGCCCGGGGGGTGGGGATGCACCATCTGGAGACAGCCCGCCACTACGGCAGTTCGGAGCGGCAGCTGGGCTGGCTGCTCCAGGAGGTGGCCGATCCGCACAGAATCCTGCAGACCAAGGTGCCGCCCCAGGCCGATGCCCGGGCCTTCGAGGCGGAGCTCAACCTCAGCTTCCAGCGGCTGGGGGTGGAGCGGGTGGACCTGCTGTCCATCCACGGCATCAACCTGCCCGAGCACCTCGAGGCCACCCTGCGGCCCGATGGTTGTCTGGCCGTGGTGCGGGAATGGCAGCGCCAGGGGCGGATCGGGCAAGTGGGCTTCTCCACCCACGCCAGCCTCAGCCTGATCGAGGAGGCCATCGCCTCCGATGCCTTCGATTACATCAACCTCCACTGGTATTTCATCCGTCAGGACAACCGGCCTGCGATCGATCTGGCCAGGGCCCACGACATGGGGGTGTTCGTGATCAGCCCGACGGACAAGGGCGGCCATCTGCACAGCCCTTCGGCCCGGTTGGTGGAGCTGTGCGCTCCGCTCCATCCGATCGTGTTCAACGATCTGTTCTGTCTGGCCGCCGAGGGCATTCACACCATTTCGGTGGGAGCGGCCCGGCCGGGTGATCTCGAGCGTCACCTGGAGGCCGTGCGGTTGCTGGATCAGGCCCAGGGCCTGTTGCCACCGGTGCTGGAGCGCCTCGAGGCTGCCCGGCTGGAAGCGCTTGGACCCGAATGGCTGGCCAGCTGGCACGAGGGGCTGCCCGACTGGCAGGACACCCCGGGGCAGCTCAATCTCCCTGTGCTGCTGTGGCTGCACAACCTGCTCGAGGCCTGGGATCTGGAAAGCTACGCACGCGCCCGCTATGGCCTGCTCGGCAACGCTGGCCACTGGTTTCCGGGCGCGAATGCCGACGGTCTCGACGCGGGTGTGACGGCCGGAAGCCTGGATCGTGCCCTGCAGCACAGCCCGTGGCGCCGGGAGATTCCCGGCCTGCTGAGGCGGCTGCGTCAACGGGTCGGGGGCCACAGCCAGCAACGGCTCAGCTCAGCCTCCTGA
- a CDS encoding DUF2997 domain-containing protein, with product MAQESIRFRIRPDGRVEELVEGVRGLACEQLTERIEARLGAVQQRRSTAEAFQPASQPQSQPQLT from the coding sequence ATGGCACAGGAATCCATCCGTTTCCGCATCCGCCCGGACGGGCGTGTGGAAGAGCTGGTGGAAGGAGTGCGAGGACTGGCCTGCGAGCAGCTCACCGAGCGCATCGAAGCCCGCCTCGGCGCGGTGCAGCAGCGCCGCAGCACCGCGGAAGCGTTCCAGCCCGCCTCCCAGCCCCAGTCCCAACCCCAGCTCACCTGA
- a CDS encoding chlorophyll a/b-binding protein: MPAPSTTQRPLTALGTPIPQRRLPRFGFHTHTERLNGRLAMLGFVALVAVEWWLGHGLLIWS; the protein is encoded by the coding sequence ATGCCCGCACCCTCCACCACGCAGCGCCCCCTGACCGCCCTGGGGACTCCCATCCCCCAGCGACGGCTGCCCCGCTTTGGCTTTCACACCCACACCGAGCGGCTGAATGGCCGCCTGGCGATGCTGGGGTTCGTGGCGCTGGTGGCCGTGGAGTGGTGGCTCGGTCATGGGCTGTTGATCTGGTCGTGA
- a CDS encoding sodium:solute symporter family protein, protein MHTIDWLILIGYLVASLVLGLWLARRNRNEADYFVAGRRLSGWLAGASMAATTFSVDTPLYVAGLVGVRGLAGNWEWWSFGVAHVAMAVVFAPLWRRSGVLTDAAFTELRYGGATAAWLRGIKAFLFALPINCIGIGYAFLAMAKVSEALGLAPTPQARLTLLAIVGVLVLVYTAAGGLWAVVVTDMVQLVLALVGATAVAVAAVHAAGGMDALLASLRALERPELLSLVPWQLRDGQLRWIDSAGISISTFSAYIALQWWSFRRSDGGGEFIQRLLATRNEREARVASWVFLGVNYLLRSWPWILVALAAVVLLPDQTDWEQSYPLLAVRLLPPVALGLVVVSLVAAFMSTVSTAVNWGASYLTHDLYQRFMRPAASQRELLLVGQMASVLLVVLGVLTALLSNSIGTVFRLVIAIGTGPGVVLVLRWFWWRVNAAAELAAMLGGFVVGFGTSVVPLLRIDDYGERLLATTGITAVLWLVAMLATPPESAEVLERFVLQVKPAGPGWRHWRQRTGVEPQESLLDLLAQLAFSCAVLFGALLGLGGFLLKLPLWGWGGLVTAVLGTLALRQLPQLQGSLRRALGQTPQG, encoded by the coding sequence TTGCACACGATCGACTGGCTGATCCTGATCGGCTATCTGGTGGCCAGTCTGGTGCTCGGGCTCTGGCTCGCCCGTCGCAACCGCAACGAGGCCGACTACTTCGTGGCGGGCCGTCGCCTCAGTGGCTGGCTGGCCGGCGCCTCCATGGCGGCCACCACGTTTTCCGTGGACACCCCCCTCTACGTGGCCGGGCTGGTGGGCGTGCGGGGCCTGGCCGGCAACTGGGAATGGTGGAGTTTCGGGGTGGCCCATGTGGCCATGGCGGTGGTGTTCGCGCCGCTGTGGCGCCGCAGCGGCGTGCTGACGGATGCGGCCTTCACCGAGCTGCGCTACGGCGGCGCCACGGCGGCCTGGCTGCGGGGCATCAAGGCCTTTCTCTTTGCCCTGCCGATCAACTGCATCGGCATCGGCTACGCGTTCCTGGCCATGGCCAAGGTGAGTGAGGCCCTGGGGCTGGCCCCCACCCCCCAGGCCCGTCTCACCCTGCTGGCGATCGTGGGGGTGCTGGTGCTGGTGTACACCGCCGCCGGCGGGCTCTGGGCCGTGGTGGTGACGGACATGGTGCAGCTCGTGCTGGCCCTGGTCGGCGCCACGGCCGTGGCCGTGGCCGCCGTGCACGCCGCGGGCGGCATGGATGCCCTGCTGGCCAGCCTGCGGGCGCTGGAGAGGCCCGAACTGCTGTCCCTGGTGCCCTGGCAGCTCCGGGACGGCCAGCTGCGCTGGATCGACAGCGCCGGCATCTCGATCTCCACCTTCAGCGCCTACATCGCCCTGCAGTGGTGGAGCTTCCGCCGCAGCGACGGCGGCGGGGAATTCATCCAACGGCTGCTGGCCACCCGCAACGAGCGGGAGGCCCGAGTGGCCAGCTGGGTGTTTCTTGGGGTGAACTATCTGCTGCGCAGCTGGCCCTGGATCCTCGTGGCCCTGGCCGCCGTGGTGCTCCTGCCCGACCAGACCGACTGGGAGCAGAGCTACCCCCTGCTCGCCGTCCGTCTGCTACCCCCCGTGGCCCTGGGCCTGGTGGTGGTGTCTCTCGTGGCGGCCTTCATGAGCACCGTGAGCACGGCCGTGAACTGGGGGGCCAGCTACCTCACCCACGACCTCTACCAGCGCTTCATGCGCCCCGCGGCCTCCCAGCGGGAGCTGCTGCTGGTGGGCCAGATGGCCTCGGTGCTGCTGGTGGTGCTCGGGGTGCTCACGGCCCTGCTGAGCAACAGCATCGGCACGGTGTTCCGGCTGGTGATCGCGATCGGCACCGGACCCGGGGTGGTGCTGGTGCTGCGCTGGTTCTGGTGGCGGGTCAACGCTGCCGCGGAGCTGGCGGCGATGCTGGGGGGCTTCGTGGTGGGCTTCGGCACCTCGGTGGTGCCGCTGCTGCGCATCGACGACTACGGCGAGCGCCTGCTGGCCACCACCGGCATCACCGCGGTGCTCTGGCTGGTGGCCATGCTGGCCACCCCACCGGAATCCGCCGAGGTGCTCGAGCGGTTCGTGCTGCAGGTGAAGCCCGCCGGCCCGGGCTGGCGACACTGGCGGCAGCGCACCGGCGTGGAGCCCCAGGAGAGCCTGCTCGACCTGCTGGCCCAGCTGGCCTTCAGCTGTGCGGTGCTGTTCGGTGCCCTGCTGGGTCTCGGCGGTTTCCTGCTCAAGTTGCCGCTCTGGGGCTGGGGAGGTCTGGTCACGGCGGTGCTGGGAACCCTCGCCCTGCGACAGCTGCCGCAGTTGCAGGGCAGCCTGCGGCGGGCCCTGGGCCAGACCCCGCAGGGGTGA
- the rlmN gene encoding 23S rRNA (adenine(2503)-C(2))-methyltransferase RlmN produces MGLADLERWAQDQGQPAFRGRQLHDWLYAKGARSLDAVSVLPKAWREQLLAEPPPGATDWIGRSRELHRSVARDGTTKLLLATADGLSIETVGIPAPGRLTVCVSSQVGCPMACRFCATGKGGLQRSLAVHEIVDQVLSVREVMGERPSHVVFMGMGEPLLNIEAVLAAIDCLCTDLGMAQRQITVSTVGVPRTLPTLAERALERLGRAQFTLAVSLHAPDQRLREELIPTAHAYPIEALLDDCRRYVAITGRRVSFEYILLGGLNDQPHHAEALARLIRGFQSHVNLIPYNPIEEEEFQRPSPAAVEAFRWALQERRVAVSVRASRGLDADAACGQLRRRHQAVAA; encoded by the coding sequence ATGGGCCTTGCGGATCTCGAGCGCTGGGCTCAGGACCAGGGCCAACCGGCTTTCCGGGGCCGTCAACTGCATGACTGGCTGTACGCCAAGGGAGCGCGCAGCCTCGATGCGGTGAGCGTGCTTCCCAAGGCCTGGCGCGAGCAGCTGCTGGCCGAGCCGCCGCCTGGCGCCACCGATTGGATCGGTCGCTCACGCGAGCTCCACCGCAGCGTGGCTCGCGACGGCACCACCAAGCTGCTGCTGGCCACGGCCGATGGCCTCAGCATCGAGACCGTGGGCATTCCCGCTCCAGGGCGGCTCACGGTGTGCGTGAGCAGCCAGGTGGGATGCCCGATGGCCTGCCGCTTCTGTGCCACGGGCAAGGGCGGCCTGCAGCGCTCCCTGGCGGTGCACGAGATTGTGGATCAGGTGCTCAGCGTGCGGGAGGTGATGGGCGAACGTCCCAGCCACGTGGTGTTCATGGGCATGGGCGAGCCGCTGCTGAACATCGAGGCGGTGCTGGCGGCGATCGACTGCCTCTGCACGGATCTGGGCATGGCCCAGCGCCAGATCACGGTGAGCACGGTGGGTGTGCCCCGTACCCTGCCCACTCTGGCGGAGCGGGCCCTGGAGCGCCTGGGCCGGGCCCAGTTCACCCTGGCCGTGAGCCTCCATGCGCCGGATCAGCGGCTGCGTGAGGAACTCATCCCTACGGCCCACGCCTACCCGATCGAGGCCTTGCTGGACGACTGCCGTCGCTATGTGGCGATCACCGGGCGGCGGGTGAGTTTCGAGTACATCCTGCTGGGGGGACTGAACGACCAGCCCCACCACGCCGAGGCCCTGGCCCGGTTGATCCGGGGCTTCCAGAGCCACGTGAATCTGATTCCCTACAACCCGATCGAAGAGGAGGAGTTTCAGCGGCCCAGCCCGGCGGCGGTTGAAGCCTTCCGGTGGGCCCTGCAGGAACGGCGGGTTGCCGTGAGTGTGCGGGCCAGTCGGGGGCTGGATGCGGATGCGGCGTGTGGGCAGTTGCGGCGGCGCCACCAAGCTGTTGCGGCTTGA
- a CDS encoding DNA-directed RNA polymerase subunit beta', producing MTATPAKKSKSSKKAAEASLDTTAPVTPPLTREAPPFRNRVIDKKALRNLVAWAYKHHGTAATASMADELKDLGFHYATQAAVSISVDDLRIPGDKASLLAEAEEQITQTEERYRLGEITEVERHTKVIDTWTETNERLVAAVRRNFNENDPLNSVWMMANSGARGNMSQVRQLVGMRGLMANPQGEIIDLPIRTNFREGLTVTEYVISSYGARKGLVDTALRTADSGYLTRRLVDVAQDVIVREDDCGTTRSIPIDADERGRFGKKLVGRLAAEPVLDAEGAVLADRNAEIDLPLSRSIEASGVTTVHVRSPLTCEASRSVCRKCYGWALAHNELVDLGEAVGIVAAQSIGEPGTQLTMRTFHTGGVSTAETGVVRSLIDGMVEFGPKSRVRAFRTSHGVNAQIAETDFQLHLKPTGSGKTQKLTITKGSILFVADGDTVPTDTILAQISAGAEVKKSVEKATKDVICDLAGQVRYEDGIQPKEVTDRQGNITHKATRLGRMWVFAGDVYNLPPNALPVVKGNTPVTTGDVLAESRLVSEYGGAVRLRESAGDSREVQIVTTSLTLKDCKLVGESTHSGEIWHLEGKEGIRYRLNTAPGSKIGSGEVIAELADDRFRTQTGGLVKFAPGLAIKKARSAKNGYEVSKGGTLLWIPQETHEINKDISLLMINDGQWIEAGTEVVKDIFSQTAGIVTVTQKNDILREIIVRSGVLHLVSDSKTLGKFSEGRMVMPGEDIAKGLKAEAMTFVEAVETPEGGALLLRPVEEYAIPDAAHLPELSTVKQSGGPSMGLKATQRLAFKDGELIKSVEGVELLRTQLILETFDTTPQMTVDVEAVPDKRAKTIERLQLTILETLLVRRDTLSDASHGSTHTDLQVQDGDSVKKGDVVATTQILCKEDGVVQLPDPTDGEPIRRLIVERDVDTRHIDLGGATPLVSVDQRLVDGDLLADGLPSPCCGQVEAIEGSTVIVRLGRPYMVSPDSVLHVRDGELVQRGDGLALLVFERQKTGDIVQGLPRIEELLEARRPRDSAVLCRKAGTVEIKQGEDDDAITVSVIETDDVITDYPILLGRTVMVSDGQQVRAGESLTDGPINPHELLECYFEDLRNRKPTLEAAQESISKLQFRMVQEVQNVYKSQGVSIDDKHIEVIVRQMTSKVRIEDAGDTTLLPGELIELRQVEQVNGAMAITGGAPAEFTPVLLGITKASLNTDSFISAASFQETTRVLTEAAIEGKSDWLRGLKENVIIGRLIPAGTGFSGFEEELRAEAGPHPDILEEDGMGYRRMQNLRPDYTVETPAPAAQTAVLDDPSEEDLEATRSRHGIEASASTTAAFTRPTLEDGLEEELVADPAALEGLQEEGLLSEE from the coding sequence ATGACCGCCACCCCCGCCAAGAAGAGCAAGTCGTCCAAGAAAGCCGCTGAAGCGAGCCTGGACACGACGGCTCCCGTGACCCCCCCGCTCACCCGCGAAGCGCCCCCCTTCCGCAACCGGGTGATCGACAAGAAGGCCCTGCGCAATCTGGTGGCCTGGGCCTACAAGCACCACGGCACGGCGGCCACGGCCTCGATGGCCGATGAGCTGAAGGATCTCGGCTTCCACTACGCCACCCAGGCGGCGGTTTCCATTTCCGTCGACGACCTGCGCATCCCCGGCGACAAGGCCTCGCTGCTGGCCGAGGCCGAGGAGCAGATCACCCAAACCGAGGAGCGCTACCGGCTGGGTGAGATCACCGAGGTGGAGCGGCACACCAAGGTGATCGACACCTGGACCGAAACCAACGAGCGGCTCGTGGCGGCCGTGCGCCGCAACTTCAACGAGAACGATCCACTCAATTCCGTGTGGATGATGGCCAACTCGGGGGCCCGGGGCAACATGTCCCAGGTGCGCCAGCTGGTGGGCATGCGCGGCCTGATGGCCAACCCCCAGGGCGAGATCATCGACCTGCCGATCCGCACCAACTTCCGTGAGGGTCTCACGGTCACCGAGTATGTGATCTCCTCCTACGGCGCGCGCAAGGGGCTGGTGGACACGGCCCTGCGCACCGCCGACTCGGGCTATCTCACCCGCCGTCTGGTGGACGTGGCCCAGGACGTGATCGTCCGCGAGGACGACTGCGGCACCACCCGCTCCATTCCGATCGATGCCGATGAGCGAGGCCGCTTCGGCAAGAAGCTGGTGGGCCGTCTGGCCGCCGAGCCCGTGCTCGACGCTGAAGGCGCGGTGCTGGCGGACCGCAACGCCGAGATCGACCTGCCCCTCTCCCGCAGCATCGAGGCGAGCGGCGTGACCACCGTTCACGTGCGTTCGCCCCTCACCTGCGAAGCCTCCCGCTCCGTCTGCCGCAAGTGCTACGGCTGGGCCCTGGCCCACAACGAGCTGGTGGATCTGGGCGAGGCGGTCGGGATCGTGGCGGCCCAGTCGATCGGCGAACCCGGCACCCAGCTCACGATGCGCACCTTCCACACCGGTGGTGTGTCCACGGCGGAAACCGGGGTGGTGCGCTCGCTCATCGATGGGATGGTGGAATTCGGGCCCAAATCCCGGGTGCGGGCGTTCCGCACCTCCCACGGCGTGAACGCCCAGATCGCCGAGACCGACTTCCAGCTCCACCTCAAGCCCACCGGCAGCGGCAAGACCCAGAAGCTCACGATCACCAAGGGCTCCATCCTCTTCGTCGCCGACGGCGACACCGTGCCCACCGATACGATCCTCGCGCAGATCTCGGCGGGAGCCGAGGTGAAGAAGAGCGTGGAGAAGGCCACCAAGGATGTGATCTGCGACCTGGCCGGCCAGGTGCGCTACGAGGACGGCATTCAGCCCAAGGAGGTCACCGACCGCCAGGGCAACATCACCCACAAGGCCACCCGGCTTGGACGGATGTGGGTGTTCGCCGGCGATGTCTACAACCTGCCGCCCAACGCTCTGCCGGTGGTGAAGGGCAACACGCCCGTGACCACGGGCGATGTGCTGGCGGAGAGCCGGCTGGTTTCCGAGTACGGCGGCGCCGTGCGCCTGCGGGAAAGCGCCGGCGATTCCCGCGAAGTGCAGATCGTCACCACCAGCCTCACCCTGAAGGACTGCAAGCTGGTGGGCGAATCCACCCACTCGGGTGAGATCTGGCACCTGGAGGGCAAGGAAGGCATCCGTTACCGCCTGAACACCGCACCCGGCAGCAAGATCGGCAGCGGTGAGGTGATCGCCGAACTGGCCGACGACCGCTTCCGCACCCAGACGGGTGGTCTGGTGAAGTTCGCCCCCGGCCTGGCGATCAAGAAGGCCCGCAGCGCCAAGAACGGCTACGAGGTGAGCAAGGGTGGCACGCTGCTGTGGATTCCCCAGGAAACCCACGAGATCAACAAGGACATCTCCCTGTTGATGATCAACGACGGCCAATGGATCGAAGCCGGCACCGAGGTTGTCAAGGACATCTTCAGCCAGACCGCCGGCATCGTGACGGTGACCCAGAAGAACGACATCCTGCGTGAAATCATCGTTCGCTCGGGTGTTCTCCACCTGGTCTCCGACAGCAAGACCCTCGGCAAGTTTTCCGAGGGTCGGATGGTGATGCCCGGTGAGGACATCGCCAAGGGGCTCAAGGCCGAGGCGATGACGTTTGTGGAGGCTGTCGAAACCCCCGAGGGTGGCGCCCTGCTGCTGCGGCCGGTCGAGGAATACGCCATTCCCGATGCGGCCCACCTGCCCGAGCTCTCCACCGTGAAGCAGTCCGGCGGCCCTTCCATGGGGCTGAAGGCCACCCAGCGCCTGGCCTTCAAGGATGGCGAACTGATCAAGAGCGTTGAGGGTGTCGAGCTGCTGCGCACCCAGCTGATCCTGGAAACCTTCGACACCACCCCCCAGATGACGGTGGATGTGGAGGCTGTCCCGGACAAGCGGGCCAAGACGATCGAGCGCCTGCAGCTCACGATCCTGGAAACCCTGCTGGTGCGTCGGGACACCCTCTCCGATGCCAGCCACGGTTCCACCCACACCGATCTCCAGGTGCAGGACGGGGACTCGGTGAAGAAGGGCGATGTGGTAGCGACCACCCAGATCCTCTGCAAGGAGGACGGCGTGGTGCAGCTGCCCGACCCCACCGATGGCGAGCCGATCCGCCGCCTGATCGTGGAGCGCGATGTCGACACGCGCCACATCGATCTGGGTGGAGCCACCCCGCTGGTCAGCGTCGATCAGCGCCTGGTGGATGGCGATCTCCTGGCTGACGGCCTGCCCTCCCCCTGCTGCGGCCAGGTGGAGGCGATCGAGGGCTCCACGGTGATCGTCCGCCTCGGCCGTCCCTATATGGTGTCGCCGGATTCCGTCCTCCACGTGCGGGACGGGGAACTGGTGCAACGGGGCGATGGCCTGGCGCTGCTGGTGTTCGAGCGCCAGAAGACCGGGGACATCGTTCAAGGTCTGCCGCGGATCGAGGAGCTGCTGGAGGCGCGGCGTCCGCGGGATTCAGCCGTCCTGTGCCGCAAGGCAGGCACCGTGGAGATCAAGCAGGGCGAGGACGACGACGCCATCACGGTGAGCGTGATCGAAACCGATGACGTCATCACCGACTACCCCATCCTGCTGGGACGCACCGTGATGGTGAGCGATGGCCAGCAGGTGCGTGCCGGCGAGTCGCTCACCGACGGACCGATCAATCCCCACGAGCTCCTGGAGTGCTATTTCGAGGATCTGCGCAACCGCAAGCCCACCCTGGAAGCGGCACAGGAGTCGATCTCCAAGCTGCAGTTCCGGATGGTGCAGGAGGTGCAGAACGTGTACAAGAGCCAGGGGGTTTCCATCGATGACAAGCACATCGAGGTGATCGTCCGCCAGATGACCAGCAAGGTGCGGATCGAGGATGCGGGCGACACCACCCTGCTGCCCGGCGAGCTGATCGAGCTGCGCCAGGTGGAGCAGGTGAACGGCGCCATGGCGATCACGGGCGGGGCACCGGCCGAATTCACCCCGGTGCTGCTCGGCATCACCAAGGCCTCGCTCAACACCGACAGCTTCATCTCCGCCGCGTCGTTCCAGGAGACCACCCGCGTGCTCACCGAAGCGGCCATCGAGGGCAAGAGCGACTGGCTGCGGGGCCTGAAGGAGAACGTGATCATCGGCCGCCTGATCCCGGCCGGCACGGGCTTCAGCGGCTTCGAGGAGGAGCTGCGGGCCGAGGCCGGTCCCCACCCCGACATCCTCGAGGAGGATGGCATGGGCTACCGCCGCATGCAGAACCTCAGGCCCGACTACACGGTGGAGACCCCGGCCCCCGCCGCCCAGACTGCGGTGCTGGATGATCCCTCCGAGGAGGATCTCGAGGCCACCCGCAGCCGCCACGGCATCGAGGCCAGCGCCAGCACCACGGCCGCCTTCACCCGCCCCACGCTTGAGGATGGGCTGGAGGAGGAGCTGGTGGCGGACCCCGCCGCCCTCGAAGGCCTGCAGGAGGAGGGGCTGCTCAGCGAGGAGTGA
- a CDS encoding HEAT repeat domain-containing protein, which yields MSFPPPDPLPEPPATPGPYPESPQELYLDPEVLAQELAQELLGDPLDEIEGADSAGVDVAAECDLGLTLLQGPHEQRMQGLRIFCEHRDPRAVPLLLPLLSAACPILRMSAVYALGRNPSPQAVAPLLTLLAGDDNGYVRKAVAWSLGNYPDAPVLNPLIRALQVDIAAVRLWAASSLADAGGTGPAKADPAAAQLLLSLRIDSEPAVRSNSAWGLGRLYPDLVEPRQREVVESLLHTMLHDAESGVREEARLALEQLEQPAVLQQLQTLVDEGLIA from the coding sequence GTGAGTTTTCCGCCCCCCGACCCCCTGCCGGAGCCGCCGGCGACCCCCGGGCCCTACCCCGAGAGTCCCCAGGAGCTCTATCTGGATCCCGAGGTGCTGGCCCAGGAGCTGGCCCAGGAACTGCTGGGCGACCCCCTCGACGAGATCGAAGGTGCCGATTCCGCCGGCGTGGACGTAGCGGCTGAGTGCGATCTGGGCCTCACCCTGCTGCAGGGACCGCATGAGCAGCGGATGCAGGGGTTGCGCATCTTCTGCGAACACCGGGACCCCAGGGCCGTGCCGCTGCTGCTGCCCCTGCTGTCAGCCGCCTGTCCGATCCTGCGCATGAGCGCCGTGTATGCCCTCGGCCGCAACCCCAGCCCCCAGGCGGTGGCTCCCCTGCTCACCCTGCTGGCCGGAGACGACAACGGCTATGTCCGCAAGGCGGTGGCCTGGAGTCTGGGCAACTATCCGGATGCGCCGGTGCTCAATCCCCTCATCCGGGCCCTGCAGGTGGACATCGCCGCGGTGCGTCTCTGGGCGGCGAGCTCCCTGGCGGATGCGGGAGGCACAGGGCCCGCCAAGGCGGACCCGGCGGCGGCCCAGCTCCTGCTGAGCCTGCGGATCGACAGCGAGCCCGCCGTGCGCAGCAACAGCGCCTGGGGGCTGGGACGCCTTTACCCGGATCTGGTGGAACCACGCCAGCGGGAGGTGGTGGAGAGCCTGCTCCACACGATGCTCCATGACGCCGAATCCGGGGTGCGCGAGGAAGCCCGTCTCGCCCTTGAGCAGCTGGAGCAGCCGGCGGTGCTGCAGCAGCTGCAGACCCTGGTGGACGAAGGCCTGATCGCCTGA
- a CDS encoding DUF1257 domain-containing protein — MSHFSTVKTELRDREALLAALHDLGHDPREGELPVRGYRGQTELAQLAIAQANGADIGFRLNPATGTYELVTDLDLWSQQVPIERFLAQLTQRYALRSILAATQDEGFQVSEQTNQADGSIELVVTRWS, encoded by the coding sequence ATGTCCCACTTCAGCACCGTCAAGACCGAACTGCGCGATCGCGAGGCCCTGCTGGCCGCTCTGCACGATCTGGGCCATGACCCGCGCGAAGGTGAGCTGCCGGTGCGCGGTTACCGGGGCCAGACGGAGCTGGCCCAGCTCGCCATCGCCCAGGCCAACGGCGCCGACATCGGCTTCCGCCTCAATCCCGCCACCGGCACCTACGAACTGGTCACCGATCTGGATCTGTGGTCCCAGCAGGTGCCGATCGAACGGTTCCTGGCCCAGCTCACCCAGCGCTATGCCCTGCGCAGCATCCTTGCCGCCACCCAGGACGAGGGGTTCCAGGTGAGCGAGCAGACCAACCAGGCCGATGGCAGCATCGAGCTGGTGGTGACCCGCTGGAGCTGA